In the genome of Streptomyces racemochromogenes, one region contains:
- a CDS encoding thioredoxin family protein: MIHAKGVAEVTDADFEARVLAERGRPVLVEFTADWCGPCRQLAPVLSAVAAERADRLTVVQIDADSNPATVTRYGVLSMPTMLLFRDGEPVRQITGARPRRRLLQELDEALAPVTA; the protein is encoded by the coding sequence ATGATCCACGCCAAGGGTGTGGCCGAAGTCACCGACGCCGACTTCGAGGCGCGGGTGCTGGCCGAACGGGGCCGGCCCGTCCTGGTGGAGTTCACCGCGGACTGGTGCGGCCCCTGCCGCCAGCTCGCCCCGGTGCTCTCCGCCGTGGCCGCCGAGCGGGCGGACCGCCTCACGGTGGTCCAGATCGACGCGGACAGCAACCCCGCGACCGTCACGCGCTACGGGGTGCTGTCCATGCCGACCATGCTCCTCTTCCGCGACGGGGAACCCGTACGGCAGATCACCGGCGCCCGGCCCAGGCGCCGGCTGCTTCAGGAGCTCGACGAGGCGCTCGCCCCCGTCACGGCCTGA
- a CDS encoding MerR family transcriptional regulator: MRIGELARRAGTSTRTLRYYESRGLLTARRTGNGYRDYDEDDLRLLRQIRTLQDFGFELEETRPFVECLRAGHPAGDACPASLAVYRRKLAELDGLIGQLADVRDQVARQLAAAEEAAGQVAPRCEMTG, encoded by the coding sequence ATGCGCATCGGCGAACTGGCGAGGCGGGCCGGGACCAGCACCCGGACGCTCAGGTACTACGAGTCACGCGGCCTGCTCACGGCCCGGCGGACCGGCAACGGCTACCGCGACTACGACGAGGACGACCTGCGCCTGCTGCGCCAGATCCGGACCCTCCAGGACTTCGGCTTCGAACTGGAGGAGACCCGGCCGTTCGTCGAGTGCCTGCGCGCCGGCCACCCGGCCGGGGACGCCTGCCCGGCCTCGCTCGCGGTCTACCGCCGCAAGCTCGCCGAGCTGGACGGCCTGATCGGCCAGCTGGCCGACGTCCGCGACCAGGTGGCCCGCCAGCTCGCGGCGGCCGAGGAGGCCGCCGGGCAGGTCGCGCCGCGCTGCGAGATGACCGGCTGA
- a CDS encoding helix-turn-helix domain-containing protein, translated as MCPVHSSPPFNAPAARRLRAALGMAPGHVAYGLRAQYGLLVAPETVMAWERGEQSPTSAELTALAGVLWCSPGELLAEPVTLREHRIARGLDPEDLARRIGVEGNAYRKMEESGRWKGNERQSAALASVLGLSLAQFVTATGKHEELADLLRSAATTRWQAYVKPLGKLLPVPKAHLERVLEHLYNDYQSRMVATLGWGGAEGAAGTGDAGREFLAEITDRFWSLAGGA; from the coding sequence GTGTGCCCTGTGCACTCCAGCCCACCTTTCAATGCCCCCGCCGCGCGTCGCCTGCGCGCGGCCCTGGGCATGGCGCCCGGTCACGTCGCCTACGGCCTGCGGGCCCAGTACGGACTGCTCGTCGCACCAGAGACCGTGATGGCCTGGGAGCGGGGCGAGCAGTCGCCCACCTCCGCCGAGCTCACGGCCCTGGCCGGCGTGCTCTGGTGCTCCCCCGGGGAGCTGCTGGCCGAGCCCGTCACCCTGCGGGAGCACCGCATCGCCCGGGGCCTGGACCCCGAGGACCTGGCCCGCCGGATCGGGGTCGAGGGGAACGCGTACCGGAAGATGGAGGAGAGCGGGCGCTGGAAGGGCAACGAACGCCAGTCCGCCGCCCTCGCCTCCGTGCTCGGCCTCAGCCTCGCGCAGTTCGTGACGGCCACCGGCAAGCACGAGGAGCTCGCCGACCTGCTGCGCAGCGCGGCGACCACCCGCTGGCAGGCCTACGTGAAACCGCTGGGCAAGCTGCTGCCGGTGCCCAAGGCCCACCTGGAGCGGGTCCTGGAGCACCTCTACAACGACTACCAGTCGCGGATGGTGGCCACCCTCGGCTGGGGCGGCGCCGAGGGCGCGGCCGGCACCGGCGACGCCGGGCGGGAGTTCCTCGCGGAGATCACGGACCGGTTCTGGTCCCTGGCCGGCGGCGCCTGA
- a CDS encoding ATP-dependent 6-phosphofructokinase, with the protein MRIGVLTAGGDCPGLNAVIRSVVHRALVGHGDEVIGFEDGFKGLLDGHYRPLDINAVSGILARGGTILGSARMERARLHEAAENAHELARRYGVDALIPIGGEGTLTAARMLSDAGMPVVGVPKTIDNDISCTDRTFGFDTAVTVATEAIDRLKTTAESHQRVMVVEVMGRHAGWIALESGMAGGAHGICLPERPFEVDALVKMVEERFARGKKFAVVCVAEGAHPAAGSMPYEKGAIDQYGHERFAGIGNRLAIELEHRLGKEARPVILGHVQRGGVPTAYDRVLATRFGWHAVEAVHRGEFGKMTALRGTDIVMAPLAEAVTELKTVPEHRMYEAESVF; encoded by the coding sequence ATGCGTATCGGAGTTCTCACCGCAGGCGGCGACTGCCCGGGCCTGAACGCTGTCATCCGGTCGGTCGTACACCGTGCCCTGGTCGGACACGGGGACGAGGTCATCGGCTTCGAGGACGGCTTCAAGGGCCTCCTCGACGGCCACTACCGTCCCCTCGACATCAACGCCGTCAGCGGCATCCTGGCCCGCGGCGGCACCATCCTCGGCTCGGCGCGCATGGAGCGCGCGCGGCTGCACGAAGCCGCCGAGAACGCCCACGAGCTGGCCCGGCGTTACGGCGTCGACGCGCTGATCCCGATCGGCGGCGAGGGCACGCTGACGGCCGCCCGGATGCTCTCGGACGCGGGGATGCCGGTGGTCGGCGTACCGAAGACCATCGACAACGACATCTCCTGCACCGACCGGACCTTCGGCTTCGACACCGCCGTCACGGTCGCCACCGAGGCCATCGACCGCCTCAAGACCACCGCCGAGTCCCACCAGCGCGTGATGGTGGTCGAGGTCATGGGCCGTCACGCGGGCTGGATCGCCCTGGAGTCCGGCATGGCCGGCGGCGCCCACGGCATCTGCCTGCCCGAGCGCCCCTTCGAGGTGGACGCCCTGGTGAAGATGGTGGAGGAGCGGTTCGCCCGCGGGAAGAAGTTCGCCGTGGTCTGTGTCGCCGAGGGCGCGCACCCGGCCGCCGGCTCCATGCCCTACGAGAAGGGCGCCATCGACCAGTACGGCCACGAGCGCTTCGCCGGCATCGGCAACCGGCTGGCCATCGAGCTGGAGCACCGCCTCGGCAAGGAGGCCCGCCCGGTCATCCTGGGCCACGTCCAGCGCGGCGGCGTCCCCACCGCGTACGACCGCGTCCTCGCCACCCGCTTCGGCTGGCACGCCGTCGAGGCCGTGCACCGCGGGGAGTTCGGAAAGATGACCGCCCTGCGCGGCACCGACATCGTGATGGCCCCGCTGGCCGAGGCCGTCACCGAGCTCAAGACCGTCCCCGAGCACCGGATGTACGAGGCCGAGTCCGTCTTCTGA